One Methanomicrobia archaeon genomic window carries:
- a CDS encoding response regulator codes for MRGEKVVTLLVEDEEAHAMLTMRTLEEEGPKNDIRWVADGEEALEYLFQTGSYADKTKSPRPDLVL; via the coding sequence ATGAGAGGGGAAAAGGTTGTAACCTTGTTGGTGGAAGACGAAGAAGCACACGCGATGCTTACGATGCGAACTCTTGAAGAAGAAGGACCGAAAAATGATATCCGTTGGGTTGCTGATGGAGAAGAAGCGCTGGAATATTTGTTCCAAACCGGCAGTTATGCGGATAAGACAAAAAGCCCGCGACCCGATTTGGTGCTTC
- a CDS encoding GHKL domain-containing protein, which translates to MQLIEGTKAVSKGKFDYNLEIKTGDEIEELANTFIESKAEMESFIYTVSHDLKTPLVTIQGIAGMLKKDLEENNGESVDSDLEYIENAIIKMDSLLRDTIKYSRIARVEKPPEYVPFGELVQEALKQTQTEIEARGVEVAVVNDFPVVYVDRMKIVEALVNLIENSLDNFGDQQYPEIHIGHRHDRGEVVFFVRDNGIGIEPNQHEKVFKLFYKLDKDSKGTGAGLAIVKRIVDLHGGRIWIESEKDKGCTVCSTLPCAA; encoded by the coding sequence ATGCAGTTGATAGAAGGCACAAAAGCGGTATCGAAGGGCAAATTCGATTATAATCTGGAAATAAAGACAGGCGATGAAATTGAGGAATTGGCGAATACGTTCATCGAGAGTAAAGCCGAAATGGAAAGCTTTATTTATACGGTTTCACATGACTTGAAGACGCCACTTGTCACCATTCAGGGAATTGCGGGGATGCTCAAGAAGGATTTAGAAGAGAATAACGGAGAGTCTGTGGATAGCGATTTGGAATACATAGAGAACGCCATCATAAAGATGGACTCCCTTTTACGTGATACTATAAAATACTCTCGTATCGCTCGTGTGGAAAAACCGCCCGAGTATGTACCTTTTGGCGAGCTTGTTCAAGAAGCATTGAAACAAACCCAGACAGAGATAGAAGCGAGGGGTGTGGAAGTGGCTGTGGTTAACGATTTCCCGGTCGTTTACGTGGACCGCATGAAGATAGTTGAGGCGCTGGTAAATCTCATTGAGAACAGCTTAGATAATTTCGGAGATCAACAGTATCCGGAGATCCACATTGGGCATCGTCATGATCGCGGTGAAGTCGTATTCTTCGTGAGGGATAATGGGATAGGCATTGAGCCAAACCAACACGAGAAAGTTTTTAAACTGTTTTACAAGCTGGATAAAGATAGCAAGGGCACTGGTGCAGGTCTTGCAATCGTGAAGCGAATCGTTGACCTACATGGGGGGCGTATCTGGATAGAATCAGAGAAGGATAAAGGCTGCACGGTTTGTTCTACCTTGCCTTGCGCCGCTTAG
- a CDS encoding response regulator: MNKTEAEYSDRKFKPIRVLHVDDEPTDLEITRIFLQRASKNAFEIVSVLSAEEALDRLKTEHFDTVISDYQMPGMDGIAFLEVLRSSREHALIPFILFTGKGGARIAAEALKKGADRYITKSGNPASQCNELADTIKGLLGWEVTEDERWRIDEGPLKVAVADSQCQLV; this comes from the coding sequence ATGAACAAAACAGAAGCGGAGTACTCAGACAGAAAGTTTAAGCCGATACGAGTTTTGCATGTCGATGACGAGCCTACAGATCTGGAGATAACGCGGATATTTCTGCAAAGAGCGTCGAAGAATGCCTTTGAAATCGTGAGTGTACTTTCAGCGGAAGAAGCGTTGGACAGACTTAAAACCGAGCATTTTGATACGGTCATTTCCGATTACCAGATGCCTGGAATGGATGGTATCGCGTTTTTGGAAGTCCTCAGAAGCAGCAGAGAACACGCTCTTATTCCGTTCATTCTCTTCACAGGCAAAGGGGGGGCGAGGATTGCTGCGGAAGCTTTGAAGAAGGGCGCTGACAGATACATCACTAAGAGCGGGAATCCTGCAAGTCAATGCAATGAATTGGCAGATACGATAAAGGGGCTTTTGGGCTGGGAAGTGACCGAAGATGAGCGATGGAGGATCGATGAGGGCCCCTTAAAAGTGGCTGTCGCGGATTCTCAGTGTCAATTAGTTTAA